In a genomic window of Muntiacus reevesi chromosome 1, mMunRee1.1, whole genome shotgun sequence:
- the SPMIP10 gene encoding sperm-associated microtubule inner protein 10: MASGKDTCPILPKLPNNCCDENSDKPANKCCEIHLPRFSLKQGMIPRSYVMPWKQNMEFRNVNLKHAEACGIHAGPLEDTLFLDHSERLCHGEDRKVVLKKGPPEIKIVDMPLHSPLSKYQSTVISHGFRRRLI; this comes from the exons ATGGCTTCAGGCAAAGACACTTGTCCGATCTTACCTAAACTCCCCAACAACTGTTGTGATGAGAATTCAGATAAGCCTGCTAATAA GTGTTGTGAGATTCATTTGCCACGGTTTTCCTTAAAGCAAGGGATGATCCCAAGAAGTTATGTAATGCCTTGGAAACAGAACATGGAATTCAGGAATGTGAATCTGAAG cacgcagaagcatgtgggatccatgCTGGCCCTTTGGAAGACACTCTGTTTTTGGatcacagtgaaaggctttgccATGGGGAAGATCGTAAAGTTGTCTTGAAGAAAGGCCCGCCAGAAATAAAAATTGTAGATATGCCTCTGCATTCACCTCTCTCCAAGTACCAAAGCACTGTGATTTCCCACGGCTTCAGGAGGCGGCTGATCtga
- the PHAX gene encoding phosphorylated adapter RNA export protein, producing MAQEAGDMEDGQVSDSDSDMTVAPSDRPLPGPKALGGDCAVRPFQSAATVCAPVSHYRTVKSVDSSEESFSDSDDDGSLWKRKRQKCFNTPPKPEPFQFDQSSQKPPIAGRKKVNNIWGAVLQEQNQDAVATELGILGMEGTIDRSRQSETYNYLLAKKLKRESQEHAKELDKELEEYMHGGKKMGPKEEENGQGHLKRKRPVKDRVGDRLEMNYKGRYEITEDDSQEKVADEISFRLQEPKKDLIARVVRIIGNKKAIELLMETAEVEQNGGLFIMNGSRRRTPGGVFLNLLKNTPSISEEQIKDIFYFESQKEYENKKAARKRRMQVMGKKMKQAIKNLNFQEDDDTSRETFASDTNEALASLDESQEGHGETKLDAEEAIEVDHSNDLDMF from the exons ATGGCGCAGGAGGCCGGCGACATGGAAGATGGGCAGGTTTCCGACTCGGATTCCGACATGACGGTGGCACCCAGCGACAGGCCGCTGCCGGGGCCG AAGGCTCTAGGTGGGGACTGTGCAGTGCGGCCCTTCCAGAGTGCTGCAACAGTGTGCGCCCCGGTGTCACATTATCGGACTGTGAAAAGTGTGGATTCAAGTGAAGAGAGTTTTTCAGATTCAGATGACGATGGCTCTCTCTGGAAACGCAAGCGCCAGAAATGTTTTAACACCCCTCCCAAACCAGAGCCTTTTCAGTTCGACCAGAGCAGCCAGAAACCACCGATAGCTGGAAGGAAGAAGGTTAACAATATCTGGGGTGCTGTGCTGCAAGAACAGAACCAAGATGCAGTGGCCACTGAACTTGGTATCTTGGGAATGGAGGGCACTATTGACAGAAGCCGACAATCGGAGACCTACAATTATTTACTTGCTAAGAAACTTAAAAGAGAATCTCAAGAACATGCAAAAGAATTAGACAAAGAGCTAGAAGAATATATGCACGGTGGCAAAAAAATGGGACcaaaggaggaggaaaatgggCAAGGCCATCTCAAAAGGAAACGACCTGTCAAAGACAGAGTGGGAGACAGACTAGAAATGAACTATAAAGGCCGATACGAGATCACGGAGGACGATTCTCAAGAGAAGGTGGCTGATGAAATTTCTTTCAG GTTGCAGGAACCAAAGAAAGATTTGATAGCCCGAGTAGTGAGAATAATTGGGAACAAAAAGGCAATTGAACTTCTGATGGAAACTGCTGAAGTTGAACAAAACGGTGGTCTTTTTATAATG AATGGCAGTAGAAGAAGAACCCCAGGTGGAGTTTTCCTGAATCTCCTGAAAAACACTCCTAGTATCAGTGAGGAACAAATTAAG GACATTTTCTACTTTGAAAGTCaaaaggaatatgaaaataaaaaagctgcTAGAAAGAGAAGAATGCAAGTGATGGGGAAAAAGATGAAACAAGCCATTAAAAACCTAAATTTTCAAGAAGATGATGATACATCACGAGAGACTTTTGCAAGTGACACTAATGAGGCCCTGGCCTCTCTTGATGAATCACAGGAAGGACATGGAGAAACAAAGTTGGATGCAGAGGAGGCCATTGAGGTTGATCATTCTAATGATTTGGACATGTTTTAG